Sequence from the Angustibacter luteus genome:
AGGGATGGCCTCGCCGCCCAGCATGTCACGCGCTCAGCGGGCCAGCTCCACGACGTCGGCCGAGGATCCGGACGGCCACTCCCACCGCCGCCACGAGCAGGCCGGCGACCGCTGCGACGGCCGGCAGCGAGGTGGGGATACCCAGGTACACGGTGATGCCCAGGATGCGCGACAGTCCCCACGGCAGCAACGCCATCTGGTCGTTCCACACGGTCAGCGCCCGCTCGAGACCGATCGCGGCGACGGCTCCGGCCACCACCGCGAGGGTGAGCCCGGCGGCGGCGGCGACGGTGCCGCCCGCACCGCCGCGCAGCAGTCCGTACCGGTGTCGCAGCACCGTCGCGGCGACCACGAACACCCAGCAGAACGCGGCGAACGCGACCGTGACGTAGGCGAACCGGGAGACCGGGTCGGTCCAGAAGCCGAACCAGTAGCGCCCCGGCCCCCGGACCGCCAGGGCCGCCAGCAGCAGCACCGTGCGCAGCACCGCGACGCCGCCCAGGGCCGCCCACAGGTGGAACGGGTCGCGCCCGCGCACCGCCCAGCGCAGGAGCGCCGCGAACAGCGACCAGGCGCCCAGGGTCACCACCAGGTGGGCCGGGGCGGCGAACCAGGTGAAGGCCGTCCGGCTCAGCACCAGGGCCGCAGCCGGCAGCGCCCACACCAGCACCCGGTCGACCCGGCCCGGCGGCGACGGCAGAGCGGCCAGTCGCCACGGACGGGTCACGGTGACGAACAGGGCCCGCAACGCGACGGCGCCCGGCGCCTGACCGCGCCGGAGCACCCGCTGCCCGACGGGCGATCCCAGACCCAGCGCCAGCAGCAGCAGGACGAGCAGACCCCGGGCGGTCCAGGCCATGGCCAGGTCCCGGTCGGCCCGCTCGCTGCCCAGGTCGGCGGCCGTGAAGTTGTACGCCGGCAGGTCGACGTCGCCCTGGTAGCGGGCGACGTGCTGGGCCCGGGCCGCCCGGTAGCGCCGCTCCGCGGCCCGCCACTGGCGGTAGGCGGTCGCGCTCCCGGTGTCCAGCCACTGCGCGTGGCGCAGCACCGTCGTCCGGTATGCGGCCAGCGTGCGGAGCAGGTCGGTCTCGTAGTCGAGGGAGTCGACCATCGACCGGTACAGCTCCGGGGAGTGCCACGTGGCGGGGTCGGTACCGGCCACCTGGTCGCGCATCGCGGCAGCGGTGTCCGCGGCCCGCTCGCCGTCGGCGATGGCCGACTCGAGGTCGTCGCGGCTGACCGCGTAGATGCTGTCCAGCGCGGCCGAGTCGCCGGTCACGATGTCCCACTCGAAGATCCACATCATCGGCGGCGGTGCCAGCCCGAGGGCCTTGACGCTCTTGTCGGCGTACGGGCCGATGTACAACCCCCGCGTGATCGCCTCGCGCGAGCGGGCCAGCGCCGCGCTGACGGCCGCCGCCGTCGCCGGGTCGGCCGACAGCACCTGCCGGACCCAGTCCGCGGTGATCTGGGCCGGGTCCGCTGCGGGGTTCCAGGCCAGCCGGGCGACGCCGTACGAGTTGAGGTCGTAGAGCTGCCAGAAGCCGGTGCGCAGGTACAACGTCATCGGCCCGGCGCGCAGCGGGCCGCCGTCCTGGGTCCAGTTCCAGACGCCTTCCACGTGCGGGTTGGCGTCCAGGAAGTGCTGCAACGCCTGCTGGTCCTCGGCCACCAGGTCGTTGGGGAGGGCGCCGAACCCCTCGAACTCGCGCCGCGCCTGGAACTCGACGATGCGGCGTTGGGCGCCGAGGTCCAGCGTGGGGTTGAGCGGCAGGTGGCTGTAGAAGTCCCCCATCGTGTACTTGGTGGAGACCACGAGGTGCGGGTCGTCGATCCCACCCAGGACCGCCTCGTACGAGCGGGGGTTGGTGTGCAGGTCGCCCACCGCACCGACGCCGACGGTCCAGCTGCGGAAGATCAGGTCGCGGTCGTACGTCCCGGCGGTCTGCAGCAGCGCCTCCAGCATCGCCCGGACCGAGGCCGCGCTGGTCACCGCGAGCCGGGACGAGTAGTCCCAGCCCGCCTGGTACACCGCGCCGCCCTCGCCGATCCGCACCATCAGCCCGGCCACGAACGGCATCTGCTCGAAGAGCTCCGACAGGCCGGCCTGGTAGACCGACCACAGCGCCGGGTCCTCCACGTCCAAACCACCGACCGTGCGGTCCAGGTACGCCTCGAGCGGCGGCGAGACCGCGAGCATGTCGGTCATCAGGTACACCCGCATGCCCATGTCGTGCGCGTACTGGAACACGGGCCCGAAGGCGGCGACCATGGCCCGGGCGCGCTCGACGTGCGAGTCACCGGCCGGGTAGACGTCGTGGCCGTCGCCCACGCCGCTGAACGTGACGTACTCGAGGAACCCGGGGACGACCACGCCGTTGTAGCCCTGGCGCAGCGCGTGCTGGACCAGCTGGCGGAACTGCCCATCGATCCGCGCGACGGCCGCCGCGTCCACCCAGGGCGCCCGCGGGAGTACCGCCCCGGCGACGACGTCGGTGTTCAAGGAGTAGTCCGTGCCCGCGGCGAAGGCGGCCGGGTCGGCCTCGCGACCCACCGAGCCCGAGTCGACCAGGCGCATCCCGAGCCGGGGACCCTGCACCACCCCGTTCGTGGCGGCGGTGACGACGGCTGCGCTCGACCGGATCCGGTCGGCCACGGCGTACAGGCCCGCGGCGGCACCGGCCGGGTCGGCCGCCTCGAGGACGTACCGGCCCTGGTCCTCGCTGACCCGGAACGACTCCGACCCGGCACCGACGGCCGCTCCCAGCTGGACGACGAGGTCGGCGCCCGCCGGATCGTTGGTGCTGACGGTGGGGGCGGGCAGACCCCGCGCGGTGAGGGCGTCCGAGACCGCAGTGGCGGCCAGGACGACCCGCTCCCCCGCCGGGATCACGATCCGGGTGATCCGCGGTGCCGGGACCGGCGGCGTCACGTCGCGGGTCAGCGACACCGGCGCCGGCGTGGAGGACGGGGTGAAGCTGAGGCCGAGCGCCTGCCCGAGCCCAGCGGCGACGACAGCACCAAGGAGCAGCACGACGAGTGCCGCCACGAGCGACGGCCAGGCCCGAGGTGCCGGCACCGCGCTACGTCTTTCGGGTCAACGTCGATGACCGAGCTCGAGGACGTCGTCCAGCTCGCTGACGTCGTACCAGAGCAGCTCGTACCCCGCCGCCTGGTCGACGGTGAACTGCGCGTCGTCGTCTCCGGCATCGGCCGCGTCCAACGCCTCGACCGCCTGCCGCACGTCGGCTTCGGCCTCCGCGTCGTCCACGTGCAGGCTGGCGACGGCGGACACCAGGACGTCCACCGAGACGGACACCGCCGACCGACCGCCGTCGTGCGGGCGGACCGCCGCGTCCGGGACGTCGGCCGCGACCACCACGCGCTTGCGCACCGCCGCCGGGTCGGCCCGGAGCAGCGCCAGGCTGGCCCGCGCGGCCTCGTCGTTCGCGGCGTACTCGAGCTCGTCGGCGTCGCCGTCGGCGTACCACTCGCGCAGCTCGCCGGTCACCGCGTGCGCGGCGACGGGTGCCGGGAAACCGTTGCCGCGCAACGCCTGCAGCCCCACCAGCGTGGTCGGGACGTAGATCCGCATCAGTCGCCGACCGCCCGCCGGGTCACCTGGGCGGGCGCGTGCTCGGACGTCGACTCGCCGTCCAGGTCGGCGGTGTCGCCGGCCGACTGCTGGGCCGCGCTGAGCCGCTCGGGCAGCGCCTCCAACGACTCCGGGTCGTTCAACGCCTCGGCGGACGTCCGCAGCGACGTCTCCAGGACGGCGCGGCGCCGGCCGACGTCCATCAGGTTGCCGCCGATGGCCTCGAGGTCCTCCGGGCCCGGGCCGATCACGGTGACCTCCGCGCCGCCGGCGTGCACCTTGGCCACCTCGCGCAGGCACCGCCGGGTGACCCGCACCCGCCACTGCCGTTCCAGCCGGGTGGCCAGCGCCTCCGGCGAGTCCATCAGGAAGCTCACGGACGGCGCGATGACCCACACCTCGTCGAGCCCGGTCCCGGCCAGCAGGTCGACGCTCGTCGAGGAGCAGGCCCCGCCGTCCACGTACCGGTCCTCACCGATCCGCACCGGGCTGTACCAGCCGGGGATCGCGCAGGACGCCATGACCGCGTCGGCCAGATCGGCCTCGGGGGCACCGTCCCGACCGAAGGCGACCCGGCGTCCGGTCTCGTAGTCCATGGTCACCACCTGCAGGCCAGACCGCGGCACCCAGCCGGACGGTACGACGTGCCGCAGCATCGCACCCACGCTGTCCAGCGAGCCGCGGCCCTCGGGCAGCAGCGCCGACAGGACCGCGGTCGGCGGGAGCCGCCGCAGGTGGCCCACGTTGCGGGCGATCAGTCCCGCGGACCCCAGCCCGGCCTTCGGCCGCGGTGGCCGCCCGCCCCCCGTCGCGGTCTCGTAGTCCCAGCTGAACCCAAGGAGCGGTCCCGTGGTCAGCTCCTCCCCGACCTGGTGGGTGCGCAGCTCCGCCACACTCACCCCGGCGGCCAGCAGCGATCCGATGACCGACCCCGCCGACGTCCCCACGATGGCCTCGCACTCGCGCAGGTCCACGTCCAGGTGCTGCTCCAGCGCGCTCAGCGCCCCCACCATCCAGGCGGCGCCCAGGACCCCACCACCGCCCAGGACCAGCCCGCGCCTCATCGAGCGGTGTCCCGCAGCTCGGCGAGCGCGTCCACCAGGCACTGGGCCAGCACGTCCACGTCCGGCATCGCGTCCCGGTCGCCGTTGACGCCGTAGTAGACGCCGCCGTCGTAGGAGGTCAGGCCGATGCTGACGGCCTGGCGCTTGGCCAGCGGCATCACGGGGTAGCTGGCCAGCATCCGCGCGCCGGCCGCGTACAGCGGGTGCTGCGGTCCGGGGACGTTGGTGACCATGAGGTTGAAGACCCGCCGGGACGCCGCGCTGGCCACCCGGGCGCCGAGGGAGTGCAAGGTGGGCGGGGCGAAGCCGGCGATGCCGACCAGGGTGTCCGCGCTGACCGCGTCACCGACCTCCGCCTGGGCCCGCATCGAGTACGAGATCTGGTGCAGGCGGACCGCCGGGTTCGGCTCCCCCACCGGCAGGTCGACCACGAACGCCTTGACCCGGCTGCCCGTGCGCGGGGTCATCTCCTCCTCGTCGGCCCGGACGCTGACCGGGACGAGCGCGCGCACCACGGTCGCCGGGACGACGGGCTCGCCCCGGGTCAGCAGCCACGCGCGCAGGGCGCCGGCGACGGTGGCCAGGACGACGTCGTTGACGGTGATCTCACCCCGCCCGCGCCGGCTGTGCCGGGTGCGCACCTTGCGGTGGTCCTCCAGGGACGTCGCGACCATGGCCCAGCGACGCTGCTCGCCGATGTCCACGTTGAGCGGGCTGGTCGGGGCCGGGCGGGCGGCGGTGCGCGCCGCGGCGGACAGCAGGTGCCCGACCTGGCCGAGCACCCGCCCGGCGCTGGCCCGCAGGTCGTGCGCACCGCCCTCGAACGCCTCGATCGCCGCGCCAGGACTGCGCACGGCGTCGGCGACCGCCGAGACCACGAGCTCGGCGTCGGTCGGCTCCTTGGACGGCTGCCAGGTGTCGGCCGCGGGCTCGGGGGTGGCCGCGCTCGCGTCCAGGATGACCTGGGAGATGTCGACGGCACTGATCCCGTCGACCAGCGCCTGGTGGGTCTTGGTGAGCAGCGCGAAGCGGCCCTTGTCCAGGCCCTC
This genomic interval carries:
- a CDS encoding DUF6912 family protein, which gives rise to MRIYVPTTLVGLQALRGNGFPAPVAAHAVTGELREWYADGDADELEYAANDEAARASLALLRADPAAVRKRVVVAADVPDAAVRPHDGGRSAVSVSVDVLVSAVASLHVDDAEAEADVRQAVEALDAADAGDDDAQFTVDQAAGYELLWYDVSELDDVLELGHRR
- a CDS encoding patatin-like phospholipase family protein is translated as MRRGLVLGGGGVLGAAWMVGALSALEQHLDVDLRECEAIVGTSAGSVIGSLLAAGVSVAELRTHQVGEELTTGPLLGFSWDYETATGGGRPPRPKAGLGSAGLIARNVGHLRRLPPTAVLSALLPEGRGSLDSVGAMLRHVVPSGWVPRSGLQVVTMDYETGRRVAFGRDGAPEADLADAVMASCAIPGWYSPVRIGEDRYVDGGACSSTSVDLLAGTGLDEVWVIAPSVSFLMDSPEALATRLERQWRVRVTRRCLREVAKVHAGGAEVTVIGPGPEDLEAIGGNLMDVGRRRAVLETSLRTSAEALNDPESLEALPERLSAAQQSAGDTADLDGESTSEHAPAQVTRRAVGD
- a CDS encoding wax ester/triacylglycerol synthase family O-acyltransferase, which encodes MPDRLSALDASFLYLEEPTTAMHVGSVAIFTPPDDGFDYDRLLRLVAARIAYVPRYRQRIRTVPGRLANPVWVDDEAFDLTYHVRRSGLPRPGSDEQLSELVARVQSRPLDRARPLWEVYLVEGLDKGRFALLTKTHQALVDGISAVDISQVILDASAATPEPAADTWQPSKEPTDAELVVSAVADAVRSPGAAIEAFEGGAHDLRASAGRVLGQVGHLLSAAARTAARPAPTSPLNVDIGEQRRWAMVATSLEDHRKVRTRHSRRGRGEITVNDVVLATVAGALRAWLLTRGEPVVPATVVRALVPVSVRADEEEMTPRTGSRVKAFVVDLPVGEPNPAVRLHQISYSMRAQAEVGDAVSADTLVGIAGFAPPTLHSLGARVASAASRRVFNLMVTNVPGPQHPLYAAGARMLASYPVMPLAKRQAVSIGLTSYDGGVYYGVNGDRDAMPDVDVLAQCLVDALAELRDTAR